aaccaaagttctATTTATCCTTTATCtaaggcagtggttcccaaacgttttatagtcccgtaccccttcaaacattcaacctccagctgcataccccctctagcaccggggtcagcgcactctcaaatgttgttttttgccatcattgtaagcctgccacacacacactatacgatacatttattaaacataagaatgactgtgagtttttgtcacaacccgactcgtgggaagtgacaaagagctcttttaggaccagggcacaaataataatataataataatcaataattctgctctttatttagccatcttacatataaaaccttatttgttcaacaaaaattgtgaataactcaccataggttaatgagaagggtgtgcttgaaaggatgcacataactctgcaatgttgggttgtactggagagagtctcagtcttaaatcatttcccacacacagtctgtgcctgtatttagtttacatgctagtgagggccgagaatccactctcacataggtatgtggttgcaaaagGCATCCGTGtcacatcacccagataggccagtcgtgtgagaaactcgtcatcatgcaagcggttaGACAAGTGAATATTATGGTccgtaaagaaaactttaagctcgtctctcaattttaaaaaaatcgtcaatacttttccccttgataaccagcgcacttctgtatgttgtaaaaccgttacatggtcgctgcccatatcattgcataatgccgaaaatacacgagagttcaggggccttgcttgggccttgctttaacaaagttaaccattttcacttaagtgtccaaaacatctttcaagctgtcaggcattcacttggcagcaagagcctctcggtggatgctgcagtgtacccaagtggcgtcgggagcaactgcttgcacacgcattaccactccactatgtctccctgtcatggcttttgtgccatcagtacagatcccaacacatcttgaccaccaaagtccatttgatgtcacaaagctgcccagtacttaaaaaaatatcctctcatgttgtcctggtttccagtgttTTGCAGAAGGTGATggcttccttaattgaccccccataaacgtaatggacatataccaggagctgtgccaggcccgctacgtctgttgactcatccagctgtaacgcatagaattcactggcttgtatgcgaagcagtaattgtttaaaaacatctcctgccatgtcactgatgcgttgtaAAACAGtattgtttgatgaaggcattgtctgtatagtttttttatAGGCCTTTTATAGGCCTTTTAtaggccttttcccccagcattgtcccagccatatccgcagcagcaggaaggattaagtcctccacaatagtatggggcttgcctgtcctagccactcggtagctcaccatataagacacttctagccccttcttattaatggcaTCTGTTGCTTTTACACacgtcttactactcgaaagtcgtctttattctcgctcaaactcctgtggcttatttttcaaattgtcatgtttcgtttctaaatgtctgcgcatgTGAATCACAGTtctatttggcgtacccccgacggcattgcgcgtaccttGGGAATACCTGATCTAAGGCAAGTGTTATTGAGATAGTAGTCTGAAATGTTTCCATCTTCCCTCAAACAGAGCCCTGGCTAGTAGAACACAATAACAATATGGCCACAACATGGCCGCTTCCCCAGTTATAAAAGGTGGTGAGGGAATGATAGAAATAATAAGGTGTGAAGGTGTCAACAGAGCATTAGTGTCCTCACAACCCTCTGGGCCTGGCAGACTCTGGAAAAGGGAGCACattatgcatcccaaatggcaccctattccctacatattgcACTACAAAACTAGTAATGTGACATTTAGGGATGAAGCCCCCCCCCGAGTCAATCCAATCGGTTTCATCTTAGCAAACTCAATCAGGAATGCTGCCCGGGTTATTCTATTACAGGAGCTAGGGCCTTCACTTCCGCATTGAACTCTGGCTTTCTAAACACAGAGTGACAGCCCACCCACCTCACCCACGTCTGCTGCTCACTGTAATGTCATTCCCACAGGTTAGAGGCACAGCCTGGGTCTGTGAGTAGCCTACAGGCTGCAACAATCACATGGCGTTATTATATCATTCTACAGGTGACTAAGTCAATATACAACAAAATAATGGTTCAGGATGGCAGCTCCGGGATCTTCTAGTACTGTCTGTCTGCAACCCTAACCTGTTTTCTTCTCTGCTCTCTGAGTGACTGATAGCCTTGGAAATGGTGGAAGAGAAAATGCTTTTGTATTTTATATTTCTCAGCACGGAAAACCTTCAActtgttaaccttttctcaataagTCGACAGTAGTGGCCATACATATTTACTTTTGACCACGAAAAATAGACGAGGGACCTTGATAAACATTAAATATCATTCTGCCTTCCACAGTAAGGGATAGTCTTCCTTTTATTCATTGGTTTCAAAATGTACATTCTTCCATCAAATGTATACCTAGCAATAGCTTGTTCAATAGCAAATGGCACGCAATGAAAATAGAtggcacattttttttttacatatcgtAACACAGTTTCAAATACAGTGCAAACAACGAAGAAAAGCGACATTCATTGTTTTCGAGGGCTCAGTCAATGCAAATGCAGATCCGAACGGCAATTCTCCACAACAGTTACGGTAAATGTTCCAAAAGCATCCAAATTCACCAGCATCATCATGATCATCGTTTGTGCGCCACCAGTCAAACTACTCAGTACCATCTACTTGGAGACACGATCCTATCATGTGCTTGTGTTGTGCTCAGAGCAGCCATCGGAAAGAAAATAGACCTATTCAGAAAATAGgccttttttctttctcttttttttatGACGTTCCCTTCATCCCAGCATAATAGTTCCTGAAAGTGTGCAGTGCTGGATAAAggagtctcttctcctctcctcagctctGATACACGACAGAGCTGGCTTCCTGTGGACTGAAGGTGCAGAGTAGCAGTGTGCCACTGTAGACAGGGAGGGAGCATGCTtatgaaatggcaccctattccttgtgATGTGTGCAGAGGCTTAGCACCTAGTATGCCTAGCCCCCTCGGACACCTTGTCCCTGTTTTCTACATTTCTGAtataagtgcactacttttgcccagggcccatagggatctaAGTTCActatactatatagggaatagggtgtcatctAAGAAACAGCCAAGGTCCAGTGACTGAACACCGGCCACAGGCTATTGTCTATGCCTCTCCTGAGTGCTGTCCCTCCTTAGAGTAAAACAATACATTAGGCACTACCAGGTCTTACAGCTTGGGGGTGCTGCCCTGTGCTTTGAGTGGCCTGGAGGGAGCAGTTCTGAACTGTGGGAGGTAGAGGGGGACAGAACTCATCCCTATCCCTACCACCGCCCCCTCGTCactggactcactaaacatagaGTCCCGACACCCAAGTAGAGGGTTGGACTCAATGGATGAGCCCTCTCTCCGCAGAACCACCACCTCTTTGAGCAGCATAGCCCCTGTGttttcctccctcttctcctcctcctcctcctcttcctcactctccTCCTGGTAGCCCATTCCCAGGTAATACAGGtccttctcctccatccccccatccctctctcctcccagggCCTCATCCTCCTGTTCCGACGTCTCAGAAAACTCCTCCACATAATTGTAAGAGCGTGAACGCTGTGGGTCCAGGTCCGACTCTCCGGCTCGGGAATGGGAATTCTCCAGCTCCCACAGGCCTCCGGGGAAGGAGCCGGAGATGTCAGAGTTGTTGGCGGAGAAGTTGCCCTCGTCGCTGGAGCGGCTGAGGCTGCCGTCCTGCTTGTAGCGCCGGCAGGGGTCGTCTGAGAGCAGGACCATAGCATAGGTCACTGTCGACTGGGATGAGCTCTCCACACTCCTGGGGAGCTCTGGGGGCTGGggggtctcctcctcctctgggaccTCAGGCACCTCTAAGTCCAAGAGGGATGGGGTGGAGGCTGGGATCAGGATGCTGTCCTTGTCTGGGGCTGGGGGACAAGTCTTCTCTACGATGGTGGCCTGGGAGATAGTCTCTGAGATGAGGAGTGGTGGCCAGGCTGGAGGGCCCCCTGGTTGGCGGAACAACTGCTCCATAGTCTCAGCCTGGACAGgaccacagaacagtagagtTAGGAACACAGCAAGAACAGTAGAGTTAGGAACACAGCAAGAACAGTAGAGTTAGGAACACAGCAAGAACAGTAGAGTTAGGAACACAGCAAGAACAGTAGAGTTAGGAACACAGCAAGAACAGTAGAGTTAGGAACATAAGTAAGCTATAGAGTTCATGTAGTTTATAGAATAGTTGATCTAAATAGCAGCCCtacagttagcctagtggttagagcgtggaccagtaaccgaaaggttgctggatcgaatccccgagttaACAAGGCAAAGATCTGTTgttctgagcaaggcagttaacccactgttccccgggccacGAAGAAGTGGATGTTGTTTATGGCAGCCCACAGAAActatctgattcagaggggttgggttaaattcggaagacacatttcagttgaatgcattcagttgtacaactgaagaggtatccccctttcccaacaggtgatCTTAATTAGATCACCCTGTTGCAAGAGAACtataaaaaggcttctaaagttcgtaatttccactttgacatttcagacttgattttcccttacgaattTTTTTTATCAACTCCTACAAAAATCTCCATgaattataattcacatttcctgttgctgcagtatTATTTTCCTGTTGTATCCAAcaagctcaaattaagatcctacatctgtatatggaTTGTGTTCTGGTAAATGTGGTGTGTTTTTCATGGTCTCTGCTATTTAGAGATAGTATGATTATATTCAAGAGTAAATGGGTTATATTCAAGAGTAAATGGGTTATATTCAAGAGTAAATGGGTTATATTCAAGAGTAAATGGGTTATATTCAAGAGTAAATGGGTTAGTTGTCCATCTCACCTTCCTGAAGTCCACCCCCTGGGCCCAGGAACAGTTGCTTGGGTTGGGAACATCCTTCCACATGAACTTCTTCATGCTGGGATTCAAACAGAATAGGAGTTAACAACAAGGCAGGGAGCCTCTCAGTCTCCAATccaaaacctctctctctctctttcatctacccatctctccctttcccctctctctctgccccctctcacCCCCTTTCTCCATGTCTCCCTCTTTGTCAGAACACATTCAGCCAATCACGACAGTAATTGAACCCTCGGGACATTCTTTCTATTGTTGAAATGTCATGTAGACTCTAATTACATTCCTAATCAGTGTGTCTGACTGTTCCTCAGATCAATAATTAACACCTAGAATGACCACTGTAGTCTTCACCACCTACCCAGAGGCCAAAACCATAGGTCCTCTCTTTCTTAGTgacagacacactacacatagtaCCTGTTATATAATTATTGAGTAATGTCCTTATGTAACAGAATACACCACTGCTATTGAGCAGTATAAAAGGTGTTTTATCAATTATATGAGATATAATCTTACTGGTTTTGGGATATGACCAGGGTGACGAAGAGGACAATGGAAAGGAAGGCGATGATCATCATCAGCATGTAGGCAGCAGGCCCAGCGTCGGCCCCCCTAAAGGCTGGAGGACAGGACAACACCATGGTAAGGCTATCAATCAATCCATATTGGATCACATTCAGAGGACCTTCAATAAATATATATCCCTAAGGGATACGCTGCAATGTACATATAACATACTTATGTCCTACTGCCcaatatacatagacttgaaatcactggcgacttgaataatggaacactagtcactttaaaacattttttaactaggcaagtcagttgagaacaaattcttatttacaatgacggcctatcaggaaacagtgggttaactgcctagttcaggggcagaacgacagatttttaccttgtcagctcggggattcaatccagcaacctttcggttactggcccaacgcgctaaccactaggcagatattacttgttagatattactgcagtgttggagctagaaacacaagtattttgctacacccacaacatctgctaaacacgtgtatgtgacaaataaaatacaatttgtaGCCTACAGAGATATTGGTGTACGGGTGGATTGTATTGGTTGTATTCATCCCTGGAGGTAAAGTAGAGCTTACCTTTAGTATACACTGGCTCGCCTTCTCCATCTGCAAACACTGGATACAAGATGAACACATACTCCTCAGAGCCATAGAAATCACCTGGAAAATAAAGGCAGAGAACAGAGATGTTCAGATTCAATCAGACTGAAGCATGAATATGTATTGTCACTAGAGGGCGCCAGATATTCACAGCCAACAATCTCAAACTGGAACTCAAAGTGGACTGAAATATTCACCTCAATTTGACAAATATCAAATAGTGGTTGTGTGGGTTTATTTAGGCCATTCTAGATCCATTTAGaataaaatgttaaatgtaaCTGAGTGTTGCGAAAGAAAAGgagacccagagagagaataTAATGGCgctggaggggatggctgccgttttacgggctcctaaccaactgtgctattttgtccattttttcgcattgtttataagtcattttgtacataatgttgcttctACCGTCtattatgaccgaaaagagctcctggacatcagaacaaagattactcacctcgaactggacaattattttttctttaatgagtccaacGCGAAGGATATATTGCTTTGTCAAGACAAGGCCAAAATCCCCGTCACCAACGTGAAGAAAAGGGGGAGGAGGATGGGGTACCTTGTAAGAATTCGCTAACaagtaggtaaaccaccacttccctccgtattattggccaacgtgcaaacattggaaaacaaactcgacgatctacgattaagactatcctaccaacggtacattaaaaactgtaatatcttatgttttacCGAGACGCGGCTGAATGACGACACcagcatcggcaggacagagcagctacgtctcgTAAGACGAGGGGCGTGGGTGTGAGTCTATTTGTCATTAACTGCTGATTCGCGATGTcaaatattaaagaagtctcgaggtattgcttgccagaggtagaatacctcatcataagctgtagaccacactatctatattattcgtagccgtctatttaccaccacatacCGATGcaggcactaagaccgcactcaacgaactgaataaggccataagcaaaccagaaaatgctcatccagaagcggcgctccttgtggccggggactttaatacaggcaaacttaaatccgttttacctaatttccaccagcatgtcacatgtgcaaccaaagggggaaaaaactctagaccacctttactccacacacagagatgcatacaaagacATACAGAGacgccctccctcaccctccatttgacaaatctgaccataattatatcctcctgattcctgtttacaggcaaaaactaaagcaggaagtaccagtgactcgctcaatacggaagtggtgaGATGACGCGAATGCTACTCACAGGACTGTTttgatagcacagactggaatatgttctgggattcatctaatggcattgaggagtgtatgtatatatatatatatatatatatatctcaataAGTACATCAACGACATCATCCCCACAATGGGGCCCctaaggggtgcgtgcttagtcccctcctgtactccttgttcacccacgactgcgtggccaagcacgactccaacaccatcattaagttttctgacgtcacaacagtggtaggcctaaacaccgacaacgatgagacagcctatagggaggacgtccgagacctggcagtgtgatgccaagacaacaacctctccctcaatgtgagcaagacagcagcaaccagtgatccgggtcaacagcatcaatgtaacagtataactttagaccgtcccctcgccccgacccgggcgcgaaccagggaccttctgcacacatcaacaacagtcacccacgaagcgtcgttacccatcgctccacaaaagccgcggcccttgcagagcaaggggaaccactacttctaggtttcagagcaagtgacgtaaccgactgaaaggctgctagcgcgcaccaccgctaactagctagccatttcacatccgttacacatagtTACTTTACAAATTATCTCGACTAActtgtacccccacacattgactcagtactggtacccccagtatagcctcattattgttatgtaattttatttggttactttttgatttgatttgatagatttttactttagtttgtttagtaaatattttctcaactctatttattgaactgcactgttggttaagggcttgtaagtaagcatttcacggtaaggtctacacctgttttatttggcgcatgtgacaaataaaatgtgatttgaagtAATCAGAAAGATTGACAACAGAAAGAGAGGtttagacagagacagactgagaaagagagagacagactgagaaaGAGCGACATGAGAACGTACCATGTAGGTAGAGGACTTGGTCAGTAGGGGGGACCCTGGTCCACCTCTCCCTGCCCACTGTGGTCTGACCCTGTCTGTTCTGGTGGTTCTGACCCGACCACTCTACGACCAGGGAACACGGTATACTGCTGTTGGGCTGCAGAGACCATGACAGGACCACACAACTACTGTTCACACGGGACACACAGAACGAACGCACACACTggcctggagagagggaggacatgggaagggagagaggcaaaaggagggagagtgatggagggaaaaagaaagaaaatagcatgtttatatttatatatacattttccGTTACTCTTCTTCTACTACCGTGTGTTTTCTTCTAATTCTGACATGCGTGGGGATTAGCACAACAACGAGTGTTCCCCCTCTGTCCTTGACTATAAAATAAACTGAACAGCAGCTTTTTATTTTGGGCCCATCGTCAAAAAAAATTTCAATAGGAAAACTAATAGTACCAGCACTACTTGTATCACAGTTAATGGTTTCCTCTCAACTAATTAGCTATTCATGAAAATATGAATAacaggagaacacacacacaaataatacgGTGTGTCACAGAGACCTGTGCTGAGAAGAGCTCCATTTTACAATCAATTCCAAACAGCTATTAGGCCTCGGAAGAGAACATCCCAAGCCAGAGATAATGGCTTTTAGTCCACTCTCAGGCTTTTAACTGACATTAACATGCCTGCTATGTCTCCCTGATGACTGCAATGGCAGCACACCTAGCATTTCAACTGACTTCTATGACATGAACCAAAAACACCAACTAATAAAAATACATGTGAAAACAAACAACCAGTTCTTAAAGATTTTCAAAGAAAGTGGTATTTTCAGATATATGTTTTCAACTACTAACTCTTAATTGACTGACTAGTAATCTGTGTATTGAGTATAACAATTCTTCAGCCCTATACAAATACATTCCCTTACGTTTGGGGTGTCTCTCCAGAGTCATGTTGATGTTCCTAGTGGAGTATCCCTGGCTGTTCTGAGCCTTGACCGTCACAGAGTGGACCTCCTCTCGCCACTCAAAGCGGTAGGAGGACACCAGGCCTATCCGCTCCTCAGTCACAATGCCCCCAGAGGCCTGGTGCTGTACTACAAGGCCCTCCACACAGTAGGTTGGCTCCACTATGGGGAAATGCTATGGGGAAGAGTTTAGAGGCTATCAAAGACTCTAATGAGGAATCATTATCCAATGTGCTACTTCCTTATACTATTTGATCAGACAAAACAAGTGTTGGGGAAGCCAACTGAATAGGATTTTCGGACTAAACTAAGGACATTAATGTAGTAAAAAGGAGAGGAGGCAACTTCACACACCTGTTCAATGAATGTAACTATTTGATGTTGACGTTTAAACCACATATTGTGTAATCTTTAATGTGTTCTCTGTAGGCTATGGACTGTACCTTGAAGAGAAGAGTGACGTTAGTCTGGTTCCTTGCTGGATCCTCCTGAAACACTCGCCAGAAATCAGGACCCTGGTCAGGAGCTGATAGAACAGAACAAAGATATTACAactctgtgcgtgtgcgtgtgcatgcatgcttgtgtgtgtgtgtgtgtttatgtacctATGTCTGAGGCTTTCATTTTCTATCAGATCTAACCATCAGAGAAGGTCATATTAAAGTGCTGGCTGTAGCACTCAATAACAGTGATTCTGATAGACAGACACCACCCAAGGTCACTGTTCGATCAGAGTCAGAAAGAGCTTATACCGCACAACAAACCATGGATAATGACGGTTTTGAAATGACCCATCCATTGTGGTTGTGAGAGCTAATGTGCTCTTTGTACACAGTAGGTCAGACTTGATAGTTGTGGTGTGCTGGCGCAATTACAAGTAACTTTCAGGACAGCAGCTTAATTCCCTTCAAAGGTGTATTGCTGATGCGTTTTGTCAAAGCAACGTTGTCAAAACTGTTATGTACAATACATGTGTATCTTGCTGAATAGATTTTTCTCTCAATGAGACTAACTTGTATAAATGCAGTTTCAATGACATCGATGTGATGAAGACACACTGTACATACCTCTGCTGTTGTGAGGCGTGGTGTATAGAGAGTGGCTCCAGTCACTCCAGGTCCCAGAGCTGTTGATATGCATACAGCGGACCTGCACGTTGTACACCCTACATACATCTGGTTCAGGAACCTCAGCCCACGACTCTGCCTGAGAAGCCAGGACCTGCAGGACACATCCCAATTAAAGATCACATGTTAAATCACATATCCCATGATAATGGAAATATTTTCCCCTCAGGGACATTAAAGTCTATTCTATCCGAAAatatattttccagtgattgaacTTAGATATCCGGCATAAACAGCTACATATTTATCCATCAACTCAAAAACTAAATAATTTTAGGGAAATAGAGGTCTTAATAGATATGAATGTTATGTGACCTGAGCAAGCGAAGGAGCATTTTAAATGGCAGGGAGATTTCCAAAATACTCTTGTGCCCAGCAAAAGTGGGGACATTTTCTAAAGAAAAAAGttttaatcaggtaggcctattcctTTTCATATCCTTTTGGGCAATGATGCCACCCCCAGATTAGAGACAGACTAATTTATGCCAACCAGCTGAGGCTCAAGCTGCATCCagaatggtaccctattccctacatgagGGCCCATACACTGCAAAACGTGAAATGTAAGCAAGCCTAAATATCTTATATTGAGTGATATTTCTTACCAAGCTAAATTATCTAATGTCATTGGCAGATAATTTATTATTTTAACCTAAAAAAGCATAATGCAAGTCATTTATATTTGTCAAGATATTTtaccttaaaggtccaatgcaacttctcaatatcaaataaattcgtttttatttcaatatcaaatcatttctgggtaacaattaagtaccttactgtgatttgtATTCAATTAAAACATTCAGCTaggtctgggagtggtctgagtgggggggcaactgaaaactagctgttggcatttttcaattttatttatttaacctttatttaaccaggaagggctcgttgagatttaaaatctctttttcaagagcgtcctggccaagataggcagc
This genomic window from Salvelinus namaycush isolate Seneca chromosome 8, SaNama_1.0, whole genome shotgun sequence contains:
- the LOC120052654 gene encoding leptin receptor-like, whose translation is MKTMILSAMLTFLVHILIISRGVVSLEPMQESPHGDVLDLPWQTELCCASPPAQLHHGGEGEDEGSAGSRRAPSDPGHPHTPQCLFRNSTSTLIPPQETNPSGATCWDILCRVDETWENVICDLKHRATSSDNSTPGSVTICLQRLVAQPDREVNTTHVTDSMDCVGKDSITCSIVILAVSSVVVVTANVSNTTAGPLMILIVPPRLDKPSPPVNLTHTQTAEGELVLSWSNPQPHASPVPLAYEVRYITSHNTSNPNWKHVEVTGDQWVSLTGLRAGLHYIVQIHSHHPALPHLWSDWSQPHHIYLEDVTYLPERVVASLGDSVTVYCVFNDRRVNASTAVWFLNLDRLPQSQYTAVNDRVSKITVQPSEQKLYDILRCCQPSGEKYSCNYRYATIYIKDPVIDISCVTNGDLDSMTCRWNNIQTKINFLSRVADLSCDVMEEAEDEVGGAVGVVRQAVCVSSRSREVKSCTLQPIRVTSCYKLWMEAKTDNGMRSHPVYITPMDHVKPHPPLGLEAVSMPNGVLRLAWVPPELPLYDMQYQVRYALSTDRAHPFWQVLASQAESWAEVPEPDVCRVYNVQVRCMHINSSGTWSDWSHSLYTTPHNSRAPDQGPDFWRVFQEDPARNQTNVTLLFKHFPIVEPTYCVEGLVVQHQASGGIVTEERIGLVSSYRFEWREEVHSVTVKAQNSQGYSTRNINMTLERHPKRQCVRSFCVSRVNSSCVVLSWSLQPNSSIPCSLVVEWSGQNHQNRQGQTTVGRERWTRVPPTDQVLYLHGDFYGSEEYVFILYPVFADGEGEPVYTKAFRGADAGPAAYMLMMIIAFLSIVLFVTLVISQNHMKKFMWKDVPNPSNCSWAQGVDFRKAETMEQLFRQPGGPPAWPPLLISETISQATIVEKTCPPAPDKDSILIPASTPSLLDLEVPEVPEEEETPQPPELPRSVESSSQSTVTYAMVLLSDDPCRRYKQDGSLSRSSDEGNFSANNSDISGSFPGGLWELENSHSRAGESDLDPQRSRSYNYVEEFSETSEQEDEALGGERDGGMEEKDLYYLGMGYQEESEEEEEEEEKREENTGAMLLKEVVVLRREGSSIESNPLLGCRDSMFSESSDEGAVVGIGMSSVPLYLPQFRTAPSRPLKAQGSTPKL